The Oreochromis niloticus isolate F11D_XX linkage group LG18, O_niloticus_UMD_NMBU, whole genome shotgun sequence DNA window CTTCTACTGTAAATACCCATTCAAACACACAAAGGTGTCAAGCATACCTTGAGTCCAAGGTCAAGCTCCTTCAGCGAGCGGCGTATCTCATAAATGAGTGTGTTCATGCGCTCACATTCCTGGAAGCACACCAGGATGTATGGCGATCGTTCAGCTGTCTTGGAAGTGATGTCGGACATGTTGTACTCCTCTGGCAGCTTTTCCAGAACTTCATCTAAAATTGATTTCACCTGGATGTGTGTGGAGCAAATATATAGTCAGTCCAAGATGTTGGATTTACTAGTTTGCTCATTTGTATCTTGGTTCTCCTAGAATTAGAGAAGTTAACTGTGTTCCTACTGTGAATAATTTAAACATTAGATGAGTGAACGTATCTGTTTCTGTactttttatctgttttatgaCTTCACTGGTCACTGGTTTTGATCTATAATTGTCTTTTTATACCTTCCAAGAAAAAACCCCCCCCTGTACATCTACCTTCTCTTCTAGTGTTTGTGAGGTTCCCTCTCCAATCACAACATCAGGGGACTGCAGCTCCAGCAGAGTGTGAAAAAGGTTATCTGATGTCACTGTCAGGAACTCAATTTCTGCATTGGGATGCAACCCATAGTGCACTGGGCTCTCATGGGGCAGCATCTCATCTATGAAATCATGGTAGCCCTAGAGATGCAGAGTAACACATTCATTTAATGAgctgtacagtcagaaatatttaGTACACAAACTGGCCTTTAATATTCATTTACATGACAATATTTTTTCAGGGTTTAAGGTACAATAGTGCAAAGTAAACTTTAATAAAAAACTACTGGATTTAACTTACCTGATAATCCAGGTTGGAGGGAATGACAAACCCCGGTGCCAATGCAAGCTTCCGGTCAAACTAGGagacacaaaacagagaaaagtatTGTTAGCTGTAGGACTCACATACTGTACAAAACATAAAATTATTCCAAACCCAGACGGCAAAATTCCCTCGGTCTGGTGCAACTGGTTGCCAGGAACTCATGCCAGTATTTTTTAGCTTTTATGGACAGTCTATAGTAAAAAAAAGTAGTCAATCTGCTCTAACTGGAGCTGATTTTCATCCCAAAATGGCCCAAGTCTGCACAAGAAGAGCAGTTAAATTTGGCTACCATATAATGCCTGCGGAGAAGCCTGTTCTTTTTCTGCAGAACACAGCCAGGTTTGCTGGCACACTACGTCCGTGTTTTCTTttactgtcacacacacaaacctggtTGGGCTGCATGTATTCTTCCAAATAAGTTCTGCAGAGGCGTCTGTCCCAGTCATCAGTGATGTGTCCTCCATACATGATTTCCCCAAACAAATACCTCAGGTCCTCCCATGGCACCTGTGTCATCATAATTATAAAAATCACTGCCAAGGCAATCACAACCCTAATTGTCCTGTGGCACCGTCACTCGCAGCGCCACTGACAACCTCATACATCAGTGTTTCGGTCATCCAGTTATACACCATGCTTCCtatccacaacaacaacaaaacccacCTGTGCATTAGCCTCCAGGTAATTGTAAAGGACATTAACTGATATAGTCAGATCTCCAGTGCTGAATGGATACTTTCTGTTCCAACCCTGAGGCCCAAACTTCCTCCTCTCCGCCACACAGGCATGAAAGTAACAGAGAGAGAACAGGATGGTCTTAAACTCCTGCTCACGGCTGCACTGATCCAGGATATCCTGGAGAGAAGTCAAAACAATAAGTGAAttgataaataaatcaaaacaaatgcacaaagaacacaaggaaagaaaaaaaatcacctggtCGAAGTTATCCAGAGCAGCATGTAGATTAGCATGCATGCCTGTAGGAGGTTCATTGGTGATCTTTATAGCATTTTCCAGAATTCcctgagtaaaaaaaataaatcaaactttgATGTCACTATTAAAGTGTGCAACCATAATGCAGTGAATGAAATGCTGGTATAGGTTAAGACAGCTGTGAGAATAAATTCATTGTGTAGATGTTGCATTAAAGTGTTAAAGTGAGACAAAGTGTGACTTTTCTTGCATGCTTGCTGAATCTTTACCTGTGGGATAATGTGTTCTTGGGGTGTAGATGCCGGCTCAGCGCTCATAAACACTCTGTAGTCAGGATGGCTGTCTTCACAGCAGCGCTCTAGGAGCTTCTCAAGCGCACCCAGCCAGCGAGCAACCAGATGGATGTTCTGCAGGGAAATGGAAACACATAATCAAAGCTCAATATACTGTAGCATACTCCACAGGCACTGTCATGCTGATTTCTTTTTCAGATTCTCCCCATTCTAAcatgagaaaatgtgttttgtctATTAAAGTAGTTCAAATAAGAGCATCTTTCTTTTAACTGGACCTGCAATATAACCCAGTGACCCTCCTTAGCGGCCTTTTCCATGGCGATTTCAGCCACAGTCTCCTGTCCTTGACCCAGGGAGACATTGTGAAGCTTCCCAAGGTCAATAGTGAAGCCCAGCTTCCTTCCTGGGAAAACAAAGGACTGATTTTTTATGTGCTAACCTAAACACTCTGTTATATAACTGTCACTGAACTGTAAAGCAATGGCTAGACActtaaattattaataaatcaaCACATTGCAGTATACGATCAGGCAATTGTGTTTGGATGCATGCAGCTTTCTGAACAGTACCCAGTGATTCGACATCTTTAAGTGGGTCCACTCCTGGGGAGAGGATGAAGAAAATAGGGGAGGAAGGACCACTTTCTCTAAAGGACTTTGCAAATTCAGTCTTTCGTCCCTCTGTATACTTCACACCGAGCTTCTCTTCAACAAAGTTCCTAGGGTCGGGTTATATTGACATAAACGAATGAACAAACACAGCTTTTAATAGTCCTTATATGGAAACACACCTAAAAAttagaaaagacaaaaacacagttaaaCAAGCAGGAAAACAAATCCTCATCACCTTAGAGCATAGGTCATACGGTCGGGCCTCAGGGCTCTCATCATGATCAGTTTCTGCAGCGAGCTTTTTCCCTTCCACTCCTGAGGAAACTTCTCCTTCTCGGGACACTCTGACTCCACCAGCTTCTTCCAGCGCTTGGGTGAACCTTCAATATCCCGATCCAGACCACGAAACTCGTCAGTGAAACTCATAACCTGGACCGATACAAGGGAGAGAgcagtttttgatttgcactGCAATTCAAATGCCAGCAAAAATAAATGCTGCGTGTATGTGCCTGTGAACCTTGATGGCGCTCCATGCCGAGTTGGAAAGAAAGTCAAGTGGGCTGATGTAGCTGTGGTCAATGTTAAAACGCAGCAAGAAGTCCAACTCTCTCACAACTATCTCCTTACTCATCAGGAGCAACTGAAACAGGGAGAACACAGTCAGGGACAAACACAGTCTTTCTCTAACCCttccacaaacacatacacacctgGAAGGCCAGCTGTGCTGTAAAGGTGAGCTTGTCTCTCTCAAATAGTCCCCTGCTGATGTAGTTGAAGGTGGAGTATGTAACACAGTCTATGAGCGTGTTTACTCTGCTCTTTACGTCGTCACAGGCTTCTGCCAGCTCCACTGCTTTGTGGAAAACAACGTTAAAGGCCTGAGAACAAAACGACAAATCAGTTTGTAGGATGTATTTGTTTGCTGCATAATTTCAcataaatttggatattttACATCTTATGTTATATTCAGTTGTTGGTTCCTAGGTTGTGTTCAGGCCCTATATTTACTTCTGGTTACCTTGAGGCTGAACTGGTACATGGGGTTGATCTTGTTAAGATCATTCATGATAAAGTAGAGCAGAGAAGCTCTGACAGCAACAGGGCGATAGTGTTCTCTGGCTTCATTTATCTTTACTTCATTAACTTTTGCTTCCAGAACCTGCGAATGAGAGAtgacagaaaaaagagaaaatatgaaaGGGAGTAAAAAGTAGGTTAACTTGCTGTAATATTCCATTCATGTTACTGCAACGACGCAGACATGTAACCTGATACCTTCATCTCAATCTCAGCAGCAGTGTGCTTTGTGGTCTCAAGCTTCTCCACCAGCACATTGTCACCAAGGAAGTTactctctgcagcagacagcCGGGTTAGCAGCTCGTCCTCCAGAAGCTTCAGCTCAATCTTAAACATGTTCTGCTGCTTTGTCAGTTCACTCTGTAGGAAGACGATgcaaatatataaaaagaagCATACATGGAACCAGAATGATGAATTACATATACTAGACTTTACCAAGAAAACCAAAACCTGCAACAGAGATGAAATAACGCCAGCTGGCCTCATTAAACGATGAACTCCAACATGAGCTGGGACAGCTAAATACCAAACAGCAAATCGAGACTGAGCACACTATTTCCAGTCAGAAAAGGTAGATTGTCCACTCCAGGTAGGGAATTAGTTGCTGCCTGAAGTGGAAAAGTTCAGGTAACTTAGGTCTTGTACACAAGGGAGAAAGGAATTAAGTGGGAGATTGCATACTGCCCCCTTGAGAAGCAAAAGGCAGTGGTTGGGGAGAGGGAGGCCTTAACGTGTCTTAAACACTTAGACTGCTGGTCTCGGACCCAGATAGGCAGTACAAAATGGACACACGCATCAACAGAGAAATCCATCAACTGTTCCACTCTACCTTAAGCTGCTCAAGATCTGGCCTCTCTTGATTCACCACCTGGGCCAGGAGCTGGTCCTCCAATCCATCTCTGGTCACTGTGAAATTAATGAGGGTGGTCTGGGCTTGAATCTCTGGCTTATAGTGAGGATTAGCCAGCTTAGTGTGGAGAATCAGTCTGAAGGCTGGATGGAAGAAACACTCTTTGTCTCCAACCTTTATACAACTGTAGCAGCGGGACAAGTAAGAAGAAGAGGGTGGAGCGTGATAAAATGAATGAACCCAGTGTCATATGAATGATCTGCTATACATGGAAAAGTGGCATTGGTGAGCAAGTTGTGGATAAGTGACGAGATCCTTACTTCCTTACACCCCACCCCCACTCCCTTCTCTCCTTTCTACCTTACCCACTCCCACTCTCTCTCCAATCTACCTTCTCCCCATACCTCCTTAGACCCCCCCTTCCAATTATCCTCTCTCTTTACCCACTCTCTACCATCCCACCCCCACCAGCCTCCTAACCATTTTCTCCTTCTGAATTTACCCACTTCTTCTTCCTTCTGAGCCATAACCCTCAACCCACCTCCTTTGCTTTCAACGCATAAACATGTATCGAAAGGTTCACAAAACCCTACAGATAGGACTGAACATAGATCAATACATTTCTGATGGAACAAATCAGCTCTGTTCATGtgttcattttttaataataatatgtgAAAATTGATTGAATTCTCCTGGAGtcttacagttttttttctacatcaTGTTTAATCTATAACAACATCTTTTTTTGTAACTTTACTggcagattttatttttacaaggcttttatttttcagtgtcCTTATCTGCTACTATCTGCCCTGATGACTAGGTGAGTACTTAACCAAGTAATGCAGTACTTCTTCAAGGAAAAAGCTTTCCCTTAAATTGGGCTTCATTCACAAATATCTGTGTACAAATTTAGTCCAGTTCTTAAAGCACCtgcataaaggaaaaaaactcaATGACAGCATTTCTGTGTGTTACCTGCCCTTCTTGATTGTGTGTCGACCCAGAAGGGGGTCAATAACAGGGTCAATCGTCTCCTCGAGGTTCTCGATGAGGACAGTGTCCCCTGCCACTACAGCCTGTTCAATAACATCTACATATCTGTAACAACATTTAAGATTAATTGATAAAAACTGTAGAAACTGTAGCACTGTTATTATTTCTGAATTGCTACTAAACAAATTTACACTTCCTTGAGCTGTGGAGGTCTCAAGCAAGCATCAACAAAGGAAACACTCACCCTCTCTGCCCCAGACTGACAACCTTGAGGCTGTTACCATAGCGACTCTTAATCCATTTGATGCCCTGCAGCTGAGGGTCGATAAGGAGAGGCCAGCGCTCACCTGCAACAATAAACTCCTTATTTATACACGGAGATGTGCTAAGAAGAAAACCTAGTACCGTAGCGTTTGTAATGTTTGTTATAAAAAGCCAGTTAGACTAAGTGAAAAACTCCACTCACAGTTAGTAAGTATGGTGGCATTCTGGGTAGACATTTTGTCTCCTGGTAAGCCTTCATTGTTCCACTGGGCAACCATTGCATCATCAGTCAACATCGACACTGGATCTAAGCCCTCTGTCATGGGAATGGGGATCTGATAGAAACAATGGTGTGTGTTCATTAGAGAAATAAGACACAAGCTGTTGTGGAACGGCAAAGATACCGGAGGGAATAACTGCATTTgcagaagaaaattaaaggacATATCTCAGTGTTTTAAGATTTTAACCTTCTGGCTGTGTAGGAACGGCATCCAGAGGTTGTCCAGCAGCTCTTTCCTGTACTTCTTTGAGAAGGATCCGGCATAAGAGATGAAGGCTGCGGTTAGAAGGACGTCCCCACAGAGCGTTTCCTCCTGCTCATGGTACTGAGCCACTGAGTGAGCCCAGCGCACGTTCTcactctgaaaaacacacacagatacagttGCTCTGGGTAACACTCAGACAGCTTTTTAAaatggtcttgagcaatagttccccaggatttctgaaggtctttcaatttttttctttggacattggctgcttttgaATCTTTAGGCTTGTTGTTCCTAGCAGCCTGCAAAAACACATgatttgttttcatgtcttcAGCTGAATCTACCAAAAAtgcaaagataacacagtttgacaggaatAAAATAGTATTAGAGCTATTAGCCCAAAAAACTGGCAGCAGCATGGTGTGTAGTGTGTCCCTAAAAAATTTGAGGGAAACCTGGCAAGTGGAGGGCAAAAGAAGTTgcaggcattaaaaaaaactaaagcaaATGAACAGTATCAGAACAGTGTCCtcaagaaataggaaaaaatttaacaaagacacaaaacacaaaaacaatgacacaggATCAACTAGCCCCTAAATGAACTGTTCCTTGAAGCGTATTCAGAAATAGTCTGAGTGGAGGGGTCGCTGAGACTAAGAGGTTTCCCTTCTTAAAGAGGGGAAACTGGGGGAAAagactgaggtatgccaaatacACAAGAACTGCgctgaaaatcagtgacaacaggtctgatggagtgatgaatacAAATGTCACATTTGTGGTTCAAATGATTACTTAATTCTTCAGCGTGACAATGATTctcaatgcagtaaaagcataaatGGATAGAAAAACGCACAATTAACACTatcagagcccggacctcaacattattgaagcagtgtgggatcatctggACAGAACAGAACAAGAGTCAGCCAACATTTAAAGAAGAGCTTCCAATGTCCTTCAACATGCCTGGAGAGCTATTCCTG harbors:
- the dnah9l gene encoding dynein beta chain, ciliary isoform X2, encoding MFKIELKLLEDELLTRLSAAESNFLGDNVLVEKLETTKHTAAEIEMKVLEAKVNEVKINEAREHYRPVAVRASLLYFIMNDLNKINPMYQFSLKAFNVVFHKAVELAEACDDVKSRVNTLIDCVTYSTFNYISRGLFERDKLTFTAQLAFQLLLMSKEIVVRELDFLLRFNIDHSYISPLDFLSNSAWSAIKVMSFTDEFRGLDRDIEGSPKRWKKLVESECPEKEKFPQEWKGKSSLQKLIMMRALRPDRMTYALRNFVEEKLGVKYTEGRKTEFAKSFRESGPSSPIFFILSPGVDPLKDVESLGRKLGFTIDLGKLHNVSLGQGQETVAEIAMEKAAKEGHWVILQNIHLVARWLGALEKLLERCCEDSHPDYRVFMSAEPASTPQEHIIPQGILENAIKITNEPPTGMHANLHAALDNFDQDILDQCSREQEFKTILFSLCYFHACVAERRKFGPQGWNRKYPFSTGDLTISVNVLYNYLEANAQVPWEDLRYLFGEIMYGGHITDDWDRRLCRTYLEEYMQPNQFDRKLALAPGFVIPSNLDYQGYHDFIDEMLPHESPVHYGLHPNAEIEFLTVTSDNLFHTLLELQSPDVVIGEGTSQTLEEKVKSILDEVLEKLPEEYNMSDITSKTAERSPYILVCFQECERMNTLIYEIRRSLKELDLGLKGELAMSSEMEKLQAALFFDNVPDTWTKLAYPSTYSLAIWYNDVMQRCKELDSWTQDLSLPSVVWLSGLFNPQSFLTAVMQSLARKNEWPLDKVNLTVDVTKKFKEEFNQPAREGAYVYGLYMEGARWDTQTGVITEARLKELTPAMPVISVRAVPNDRQETRNIYECPLYKTKIRGPTYVWTFSLKTRERPAKWVLAGLALLLSV